In a single window of the Bradyrhizobium erythrophlei genome:
- a CDS encoding phasin, which yields MSEQAQERFEIPKEMRSMAEASLDQARKGFEKFLAGAQQTAGSIEQRGETVRAGARDISSKAISCAEKNVQASLDHAQALLQAKDLTEVMRLHSQYVQAQMRSLAEQASEMGQIVSRAAMDAAKPRS from the coding sequence ATGAGCGAACAAGCACAGGAGCGTTTCGAGATTCCAAAGGAAATGCGGTCGATGGCCGAAGCAAGTCTGGATCAGGCCCGCAAGGGATTTGAGAAATTCCTCGCCGGCGCACAGCAAACCGCCGGCTCGATCGAGCAACGGGGCGAGACGGTTCGCGCCGGCGCCAGGGACATCAGCTCGAAGGCGATTTCCTGCGCCGAAAAGAACGTGCAGGCCTCGCTGGACCATGCGCAGGCCCTGCTGCAGGCCAAGGATCTGACCGAAGTGATGCGGCTGCACAGCCAATATGTGCAAGCGCAAATGCGGTCGCTGGCCGAGCAGGCCAGCGAAATGGGCCAGATTGTCAGCCGTGCGGCGATGGATGCCGCCAAGCCGAGAAGCTGA